ATGCGATGGAGAATAGAATTCGAAATTTAGCGCCGAATCAATTTGAATTTGTTGCAGAAAATGATGGGGAAGTTGTTGGATTTGTCGGTTTAAGTCAAAGTCCAGGACGTAGATCTCACTCGGGAGATTTATTCATTGGAGTAGATAGCGAATATCATAATAAAGGAATTGGAAAAGCATTACTTACAAAAATGCTTGATCTTGCTGATAATTGGTTAATGCTAGAGCGAGTAGAACTTGGTGTACTAGAAACAAATCCTGGAGCGAAAGCATTATATGAAAAGTTAGGATTTGTAGAAGAGGGCGTAAAGATAGGGAATTTGAAGACTCATGGGAAGTTTATTAATGAAATCATGATGAGTCGTTTTAGACCAAATGGTTTGATCTTACATAATCAATAGAAGTTTCAATTTTAGTATGAAAAAAGCATGACGAACTTATGTCATGCTTTTTATGATTGTAGACATTATTGATTACGACTCGGTAGCTTTGGTTGTAATAAGAATAAGGTTAAGCCAATAAAAATAAGTAAAATTCCTGCTCCTTGTTGTAAGGAAATCGTTTCATTCAAAATGAAATACGCTAATACACATGTTCCAATCGTTTCTCCTAATATACTCATTGAAATAACTGTAGTACTCATCCATTTTAATAACCAATTGAAAATTGTTTGTCCTAAAATTGTTGCAATGAATGCTAAACCGATAAAGGACCACCATGTTTGTACAGAGTAACTGAAGAAAGATGACTGCTGAGTGTAAGCAAATATACCGAGAACGAACGAACTACTGCCATAACTAATTACCGAATATGGTATAAGAGATAAATCTTTGCGAATGTGTTGACTAATGAAAAAATAAGCTGTAATGACTCCGGCTGCAATAAAAGCTAAAATATCCCCAAATAAAGCTTCGCCACTAATTTGGAAATCTTGCCATCCAATAACGATACTTCCCGAAATTGCAATGAGGCAACCTATAATTGCTCCTTTAGTAAACCTTTCTTTAAATAAAAAATAGCCACCAATCATTGAAAATAAAGGTTGCAATGTAACGATAACTGTAGAACTTGCTACAGAAGTATATTGTAATGATTCAAACCATAGTACATAATGTGTTGCTAGAAAAAGTCCGGATAATAGTCCGAATCCCCATTGTTTTTTTGCTAGTGAGTGTAATTCGTTTCGATTATTCTTATTGAATATTAGAAATGGTAAAAGCATTATCGTTGCAAAAAATAGTCGGTAAAATGCGGTGATTGTCGCAGGGGTATCCGCTAATTTTACAAAGATTGCTGAAGTTGATAAGGCGAATACACCGAAAAATAAGATGAAATATGAAAGAATAGGTGATTTCAAAGTTTGTCCCTCCGATAGATTGTTTATAATAATGAACCATATATAATATAATGTACAAAGGTAAGTATATAAGCCTTGGATGAGATAAGGAAGGATTAATTGCTTATGTTTCGTATGTCAGCACAAAAGGGATAAAACATACATTATGATGGATGAAAGGAAGTTTTTACTATGATTCATTATCGGCTGGGTCAAACTGTATTAAGTTACCGTAAGAAAAATAATATGACAATTCGTGAGTTTGCTGATTATGCAGGAATTAGTACTTCACTTATTAGTCAAATTGAAAGAGGGCATGCGAATCCTTCTTTGAATGTATTGGAATTAATTGCGAAAGCATTAAATGTACCGTTATTTACACTTTTTATTAACGATATTGATACAGATGCGCTCATTTCTAGAAAAAAAGATCGTAAGAAAGTGTATCGTGAAAATAACGATCATATCGTTTATGACGTATTAACTCCAGATTTTATGAAAGCTCGTATCGAATTGTTAATGATGGATTTAAATGGACATGCAAATACGACAGAAAGTCACTATTCTCGCGAAGATAAAGAAGAGATTGCTGTTGTCATGAAAGGACAAACATATGTTGAATTAGAAGGGAAAGAGTATTTCTTAGAGGAAGGAGATGTTGTACGTATTCCACCGAATGTGAAACATCGCTTTTTGAACAAAAGTGATGAAACGAATCATATTTTATTTGTGTTAACTCCGTCGTTAGTTTAAATAGAATATGTGTTATAGAAGGATGGAATACATGTAATCTTATTTTAGCATGAAAATTACATGTAATATTTTAGGTTAGGATGGATAAATAACGTTAGGCATCTTCTTGATATTGAAAGCATATTAGTTTATAGAATTTATTTTTATGTCTAAGGGG
The DNA window shown above is from Bacillus clarus and carries:
- a CDS encoding GNAT family N-acetyltransferase, with product MEMKVRAVEIKDARAIHRICTQDEVLPYMVFLPSMRVDAMENRIRNLAPNQFEFVAENDGEVVGFVGLSQSPGRRSHSGDLFIGVDSEYHNKGIGKALLTKMLDLADNWLMLERVELGVLETNPGAKALYEKLGFVEEGVKIGNLKTHGKFINEIMMSRFRPNGLILHNQ
- a CDS encoding DMT family transporter, with the protein product MKSPILSYFILFFGVFALSTSAIFVKLADTPATITAFYRLFFATIMLLPFLIFNKNNRNELHSLAKKQWGFGLLSGLFLATHYVLWFESLQYTSVASSTVIVTLQPLFSMIGGYFLFKERFTKGAIIGCLIAISGSIVIGWQDFQISGEALFGDILAFIAAGVITAYFFISQHIRKDLSLIPYSVISYGSSSFVLGIFAYTQQSSFFSYSVQTWWSFIGLAFIATILGQTIFNWLLKWMSTTVISMSILGETIGTCVLAYFILNETISLQQGAGILLIFIGLTLFLLQPKLPSRNQ
- a CDS encoding helix-turn-helix domain-containing protein; translated protein: MIHYRLGQTVLSYRKKNNMTIREFADYAGISTSLISQIERGHANPSLNVLELIAKALNVPLFTLFINDIDTDALISRKKDRKKVYRENNDHIVYDVLTPDFMKARIELLMMDLNGHANTTESHYSREDKEEIAVVMKGQTYVELEGKEYFLEEGDVVRIPPNVKHRFLNKSDETNHILFVLTPSLV